In Spirosoma aureum, a single genomic region encodes these proteins:
- a CDS encoding Gfo/Idh/MocA family oxidoreductase, translating to MNRFALIGAAGFIAPRHMKAIKETGSQLVTAFDKFDSVGVMDSYFPEADFFTEFERFDRHIDKLRRSGHPVDYVSICSPNYLHDAHIRFGLRSGANVICEKPLVLNPWNIDGLAEIEAETGNRVSNILQLRLHPSIIALKKRIENGPAHKMYDLDLAYITSRGKWYGISWKGDITKSGGIATNIGVHFFDMLTWIFGPVKQNRVHVREVNQAAGYLELERARVRWFLSTDSVTLPESVKLANRQTYRSLQIEGEEIEFSDGFTDLHTKSYEQIMAGNGYGLSEAYPSIEIVNHIRNTALTRVSEDYHPLIRFQRQLVGHE from the coding sequence ATGAACAGGTTCGCTCTGATTGGCGCGGCAGGCTTTATAGCACCCCGCCACATGAAAGCTATCAAAGAAACTGGTAGCCAATTAGTAACAGCCTTCGACAAATTTGACTCGGTTGGCGTGATGGACAGTTATTTCCCGGAAGCTGATTTTTTTACAGAGTTTGAGCGATTCGATCGGCACATCGATAAATTACGCCGGTCGGGTCATCCGGTCGACTACGTTAGCATTTGTAGCCCAAACTACCTGCACGACGCCCATATTCGTTTCGGTCTGAGGAGTGGTGCCAACGTAATTTGTGAAAAACCACTTGTACTTAACCCATGGAACATCGACGGATTGGCAGAAATAGAAGCCGAAACCGGTAACCGGGTCAGTAATATTCTTCAACTTCGGCTTCACCCAAGCATTATTGCGCTAAAAAAGCGTATCGAAAACGGTCCAGCCCATAAAATGTACGACCTCGATCTTGCCTACATTACCTCTCGCGGAAAGTGGTATGGCATAAGCTGGAAAGGCGATATCACAAAGTCCGGAGGCATTGCAACCAATATTGGCGTACACTTTTTTGACATGCTCACCTGGATATTTGGCCCTGTAAAACAAAACCGTGTACATGTGCGGGAAGTAAATCAAGCCGCCGGTTATCTGGAGCTGGAACGAGCCCGTGTACGCTGGTTTTTGAGCACTGACTCCGTTACGCTGCCTGAATCGGTAAAACTTGCCAACCGGCAAACCTACCGCTCCCTACAAATTGAAGGTGAGGAAATAGAGTTCAGTGATGGATTTACTGATTTGCATACGAAGAGTTATGAGCAAATTATGGCGGGGAATGGATATGGCTTGTCTGAGGCTTATCCGTCCATCGAAATTGTTAATCACATTCGAAATACTGCCTTAACTCGGGTTAGCGAAGATTATCACCCGTTAATCCGGTTCCAGCGACAGTTAGTGGGGCATGAATAA
- a CDS encoding class I SAM-dependent methyltransferase gives MRVTTFVEKLKGLKPKRALANILYLLRYDLKQSFADTQTQLIQEQDYKLSLLKQEILYYKIKDYFANHPSDSFTEELQYLTKLGHVCVFPYVQTKTLADVAYGYDAAKQLPYVIHDNSKKLYFPRGWEPEQAKQTYLNYIQVENLLGGDYTAKSPHKYQSDTVFVKEGDVVIDVGAAEALFALDVVDKAEKVIIIESEPVWIEPLRATFEPYMNKVVLIHKRVSDRDSVQEVTLMSCLKRINPNRLFIKMDIEGYETTLIENNHDLFCADIDINVVCCTYHKADDAVTLKAYFDDLGYDTEFSDGCMLFYWDELMVPPFFRKGVLRASKQRHYI, from the coding sequence ATGAGGGTGACTACGTTTGTAGAAAAACTGAAAGGACTGAAACCGAAGCGGGCCTTAGCCAATATCCTGTATTTGCTACGCTATGACCTCAAACAGTCATTTGCCGATACGCAGACTCAACTTATTCAGGAGCAGGACTATAAGCTCTCTCTGCTAAAGCAGGAAATTCTTTATTATAAGATAAAAGACTATTTCGCAAACCATCCATCCGATTCGTTTACCGAAGAACTCCAATACTTGACTAAGCTCGGACATGTATGTGTATTCCCCTACGTACAGACTAAAACCCTTGCCGACGTAGCTTACGGGTATGATGCCGCTAAGCAGCTACCCTATGTCATTCATGACAACTCGAAAAAATTATATTTTCCAAGAGGCTGGGAACCTGAACAGGCAAAGCAGACCTACCTCAATTACATACAGGTCGAAAACCTGCTGGGCGGTGATTACACGGCTAAATCTCCACACAAGTACCAATCGGATACCGTTTTTGTGAAGGAAGGCGATGTAGTCATCGACGTTGGAGCCGCCGAAGCACTGTTTGCACTGGATGTGGTCGATAAAGCCGAAAAAGTTATCATTATCGAATCGGAACCAGTATGGATCGAACCGCTTCGGGCTACATTCGAGCCATACATGAACAAGGTAGTACTTATTCATAAACGAGTTTCAGACAGGGACTCAGTGCAGGAGGTTACCCTAATGAGTTGTCTGAAAAGAATAAATCCGAACCGCCTTTTTATAAAAATGGATATAGAAGGCTACGAGACAACCTTAATAGAAAATAACCACGATCTGTTTTGTGCCGACATTGATATCAATGTGGTTTGCTGCACGTATCATAAGGCTGATGATGCAGTTACACTAAAGGCCTATTTTGACGATTTGGGCTATGATACCGAGTTTTCGGATGGGTGTATGTTATTCTACTGGGACGAATTGATGGTTCCGCCTTTCTTCCGAAAAGGGGTATTACGAGCATCCAAACAAAGGCATTATATTTAG
- a CDS encoding DegT/DnrJ/EryC1/StrS family aminotransferase, which produces MLNTVDNIQMVDLKNQYLKIKPVIDAAIQECIDTSSFIKGPQLGRFEKRFANYLNVKHVIACANGTDALQIAMMALDLQPDDEVIVPAFTYVATAEVIALLRLKPVMVDVDPQTFTISPAAIEEAITEKTKLVVPVHLFGQCADMERIETICTARNLFIVEDAAQAVGASYTFSNGHKYSAGAMGTLGTTSFFPSKNLGCFGDGGAIYTANDGLAEKVKMIANHGQIRKYEHEIIGVNSRLDSIQAAVLNEKLNYLTEYTQARQQVALAYDKAFENIEAIEVPYRMPGSDHVFHQYTLKVPASERDNLRIYLSQKKIPSMVYYPKPLHSQKAYQTIGRVVGDLSVTDELCNRVISLPIHTELSDEQVSYISEAIVDFFS; this is translated from the coding sequence GTGCTGAATACAGTGGATAACATACAAATGGTTGATTTGAAAAATCAGTATTTGAAAATCAAACCAGTTATCGATGCGGCTATTCAGGAATGTATCGATACGAGTAGTTTCATTAAAGGGCCTCAGTTGGGCAGATTCGAAAAACGATTTGCTAACTACCTCAACGTTAAGCATGTTATTGCCTGCGCCAACGGCACCGATGCGTTGCAGATAGCCATGATGGCTTTGGATCTTCAACCCGATGATGAAGTTATTGTTCCAGCCTTTACGTATGTAGCCACTGCCGAAGTGATTGCCTTACTGCGCCTGAAGCCGGTGATGGTTGATGTTGACCCGCAAACATTCACCATTAGCCCGGCAGCCATTGAGGAAGCTATAACCGAGAAAACAAAATTAGTTGTTCCTGTTCACCTGTTCGGTCAGTGTGCCGATATGGAACGCATTGAAACGATTTGTACAGCCCGCAATCTGTTTATAGTAGAAGATGCCGCACAGGCTGTTGGCGCTTCCTACACGTTCAGCAATGGGCATAAGTACTCGGCTGGCGCGATGGGTACGCTGGGTACAACCTCATTTTTTCCTTCCAAAAATTTGGGCTGCTTTGGCGATGGCGGAGCAATCTACACTGCAAATGATGGGTTGGCAGAGAAAGTAAAAATGATTGCGAATCATGGCCAAATCCGTAAATACGAGCACGAAATCATCGGTGTAAATTCCCGGTTAGATTCTATTCAGGCGGCCGTATTAAATGAAAAACTTAACTACCTGACGGAATATACCCAGGCCCGTCAGCAGGTTGCATTGGCCTATGATAAGGCTTTCGAGAACATTGAAGCCATCGAAGTACCCTATCGAATGCCCGGATCAGACCATGTTTTTCACCAGTATACGCTTAAAGTCCCTGCTTCTGAGCGTGACAATCTGCGGATATACCTAAGTCAGAAAAAAATACCCAGCATGGTGTATTATCCCAAGCCACTACATAGCCAGAAAGCGTACCAAACTATTGGGCGGGTCGTGGGAGATTTGTCGGTAACCGACGAGTTGTGTAATCGGGTCATTTCATTGCCAATTCATACAGAACTGTCTGACGAACAGGTAAGCTATATTTCTGAAGCCATTGTCGATTTTTTTTCCTGA
- a CDS encoding nucleotide sugar dehydrogenase yields MQSLDETAIAIVGLGYVGLPLAVEFGKKYTVIGFDVNKDRIKQLNEGYDHTLEIRQDQIVASHHLSFTHEVEDLKDCNVYIVTVPTPIDNFKKPDLSYLLKASAVVGKLLKKGDLVVYESTVYPGCTEEDCVPVLEKCSNLVYNQDFFCGYSPERINPGDKERTLTKILKITSGSTVDTATFVDQLYSSIIEAGTYRAPSIKVAEAAKAIENAQRDINISFVNELALMFDRMGIDTNDVLDAASTKWNFLKFKPGLVGGHCIGVDPYYLVYKAQSLGYYPQVIASGRLINDGMGIFVAKKVLKRLISNGLQIQLSRVLILGITFKENCPDTRNTKVVDIYYELTDFGIHVDVYDPWALAPDVKEEYGIELIPDIDLKQYDGIILAVAHKQFLTLDINGLKKDDKSILFDVKSIFDRRVVDIRL; encoded by the coding sequence ATGCAAAGCTTAGATGAAACCGCAATCGCGATTGTTGGATTAGGTTACGTTGGACTGCCGTTAGCCGTAGAATTCGGTAAAAAATATACAGTAATAGGATTTGATGTTAACAAAGACCGTATTAAACAACTAAATGAAGGATACGATCATACCCTGGAGATTCGGCAGGATCAGATTGTGGCTTCGCATCACTTATCGTTTACCCACGAGGTTGAAGACTTAAAAGACTGCAATGTATATATCGTTACCGTACCTACGCCGATCGACAATTTTAAAAAGCCCGATTTAAGTTATTTACTGAAAGCCTCTGCAGTGGTCGGAAAACTGCTCAAAAAAGGCGATCTGGTCGTCTACGAATCAACGGTGTATCCGGGTTGCACAGAAGAGGATTGTGTACCGGTATTGGAAAAATGCAGCAATCTGGTGTATAATCAGGATTTTTTCTGTGGCTATTCTCCCGAACGGATCAACCCCGGCGATAAAGAACGAACGCTGACAAAAATTCTTAAAATCACATCGGGTTCAACGGTCGATACGGCTACGTTTGTTGATCAGCTATACAGCTCAATCATAGAGGCTGGAACATACAGAGCGCCATCAATAAAGGTTGCAGAAGCCGCCAAGGCTATAGAGAATGCTCAGCGTGATATAAACATTTCATTCGTTAATGAACTGGCGCTGATGTTTGATCGAATGGGAATCGATACAAACGATGTACTGGATGCCGCCAGTACCAAATGGAATTTTTTAAAATTCAAGCCTGGATTGGTGGGAGGACACTGCATTGGTGTTGATCCTTATTATTTGGTTTACAAGGCACAGAGTCTGGGCTATTATCCACAGGTAATTGCTTCAGGCCGTTTAATTAATGATGGCATGGGAATATTCGTGGCTAAAAAAGTCCTGAAGCGATTGATTTCCAATGGATTGCAGATTCAGCTAAGCCGCGTTTTGATCTTAGGCATCACGTTTAAAGAAAATTGCCCTGACACCCGAAATACGAAAGTTGTTGACATCTATTATGAGCTTACCGATTTCGGTATCCATGTGGATGTTTATGATCCCTGGGCTTTAGCGCCGGATGTAAAAGAGGAATATGGAATTGAGTTGATTCCGGATATCGATTTAAAACAATACGACGGAATCATATTGGCCGTAGCTCACAAACAGTTCCTGACACTGGATATTAATGGCTTAAAAAAAGACGATAAATCGATACTTTTTGATGTAAAATCAATTTTCGACAGACGCGTTGTTGATATCCGACTTTGA
- a CDS encoding sugar transferase → MHFGGISLQSEYPTSSDTPQHSLREPALISPDQLSVHKKIPALLQKIAQQTTWHCIQIEDIRQNKTQQKIGSIYLEDLLQKTHDPNLIFEKVRQLLIGDGHFAFRIITAENIKFSIQQKYPSHLFLLYYTFHFLFRRVLPKLNGFRKIGRLLKIPVDISKAEIIGRLIYKGFDIVDIQEADQETLIVARINWLDNPSQSKPLPNEGVLFRMERVGLHGKPITVYKFRSMHPYAEYVQEYLYKTNGIDTGGKFRNDFRVSTGGRLIRKYWIDELPMVFNLLKGSIKLVGVRPISEHYFSLYPAHAQVIRRNHKPGLLPPFYADLPATFDEIIASELAYLKAYEQKPLVTDLRYLLRILKNIVIYKARSK, encoded by the coding sequence ATGCATTTTGGTGGAATCTCTCTACAGAGCGAGTATCCGACAAGTTCGGATACTCCCCAACACTCGCTTAGAGAACCAGCGCTTATTTCGCCCGATCAGTTATCGGTACATAAAAAAATACCAGCCCTATTACAAAAAATTGCGCAACAAACTACCTGGCACTGCATCCAGATAGAGGATATTCGGCAGAACAAAACCCAGCAAAAGATAGGAAGCATATACCTTGAGGACCTACTTCAGAAAACACATGACCCTAATCTGATTTTTGAAAAAGTCAGGCAACTACTAATCGGAGATGGTCATTTCGCTTTTCGAATCATAACTGCAGAGAATATTAAATTCAGTATTCAGCAAAAATATCCTTCTCACTTATTCCTTTTATACTACACGTTTCATTTCCTGTTCAGGCGGGTGCTGCCCAAACTAAACGGTTTTAGAAAAATAGGCAGGCTACTCAAAATACCGGTTGATATTTCGAAAGCAGAAATAATTGGCAGGCTTATTTATAAAGGATTTGATATTGTTGACATCCAGGAAGCAGATCAAGAAACACTAATTGTTGCCAGAATTAATTGGTTAGATAACCCAAGCCAGTCGAAGCCGTTGCCAAATGAAGGGGTTTTATTTCGAATGGAACGGGTAGGTCTGCATGGCAAGCCCATAACCGTATATAAGTTCCGCTCCATGCACCCTTATGCAGAGTATGTGCAGGAATACCTCTATAAAACAAATGGGATTGATACTGGAGGTAAGTTCAGAAATGACTTTAGAGTGAGTACAGGAGGGCGGTTGATCCGAAAATATTGGATCGACGAACTGCCAATGGTGTTTAACCTCCTGAAAGGGTCTATTAAATTGGTAGGCGTAAGGCCGATTAGTGAGCATTATTTCAGCTTATACCCCGCTCATGCACAGGTTATCAGGCGAAATCACAAGCCGGGTCTACTGCCTCCTTTCTACGCTGATCTACCGGCAACATTCGATGAAATTATAGCTTCTGAATTGGCTTACCTGAAGGCATATGAACAGAAACCGTTGGTAACCGACTTGCGCTATCTGCTACGTATCCTTAAGAATATTGTTATTTATAAAGCCAGAAGTAAATAA
- a CDS encoding glycosyltransferase family 2 protein has product MKTPILFIIFNKREETKRVFSLIRDQRPTQLFIAADGPRLERDGEDEKCRYVREWVLENIDWECNVKTLFRDNNIGCGRGPSEAISWFFEHVEEGIILEDDCLPNATFFRFSEDLLKRFRNNPRISMISGNNFQPVQPMPLAADYYFSVFPSSNGWATWKRSWQGFDYHLSSWPHVDKRKLAKFLFNDKSYSHWWITFFDRFYQLKPNDSWDYQFHYQCMVRNQLAIIPKANLVKNIGYGPDATHSQNPDSYFANVPTHEFEFPITHPDQIVRHYEADLFIQKMLFGSVEIPGTYKKIKRLIKRAIRYSN; this is encoded by the coding sequence ATGAAGACACCTATTCTTTTCATTATTTTCAATAAAAGAGAGGAAACTAAGCGGGTCTTTAGCCTTATTCGCGATCAACGGCCTACGCAACTTTTCATAGCGGCCGACGGACCGCGGCTTGAGAGAGATGGGGAAGACGAAAAGTGCCGCTACGTACGAGAGTGGGTTTTAGAGAATATAGATTGGGAATGCAATGTAAAAACCCTGTTCAGAGATAATAATATTGGCTGTGGGCGTGGTCCTTCAGAAGCTATATCCTGGTTTTTTGAGCATGTTGAAGAAGGGATAATATTAGAGGATGACTGCTTGCCAAATGCAACGTTTTTCCGATTTAGCGAGGACCTCCTCAAACGATTCCGGAACAATCCCAGGATTTCGATGATCTCAGGGAATAATTTTCAACCCGTTCAGCCTATGCCTTTAGCCGCAGATTATTACTTTTCTGTATTCCCAAGTTCAAATGGATGGGCTACCTGGAAGCGCTCCTGGCAGGGATTCGACTATCACCTCAGCAGTTGGCCTCATGTGGATAAGCGTAAGCTGGCGAAGTTTCTTTTCAATGATAAGTCTTATAGCCACTGGTGGATAACCTTTTTCGATCGGTTTTACCAGCTCAAGCCGAACGATTCCTGGGATTACCAATTCCACTATCAATGCATGGTTAGAAATCAATTGGCTATAATTCCAAAAGCTAATTTGGTGAAAAATATAGGTTATGGTCCCGACGCAACCCATTCCCAGAACCCAGATAGCTATTTCGCTAATGTTCCGACACATGAGTTTGAATTTCCAATCACGCATCCCGACCAGATTGTTCGGCATTATGAAGCTGATTTATTTATTCAAAAGATGCTGTTTGGTAGTGTCGAAATACCAGGCACATACAAGAAAATCAAACGGCTGATTAAACGGGCAATTCGATATAGTAATTAA
- a CDS encoding acyltransferase, whose translation MNSVFIHPTAVVDDGCIIGEGTKIWHFSHVMPDSVIGPNCNIGQNVVVSPQVVLGRNVKVQNNVSIYTGVTCDDDVFLGPSMVFTNVINPRSAINRRGQYQKTHVGKGASIGANATIVCGNTIGEFSFIGAGAVVTKDVPPYALVIGNPARQAGWVSEYGHRLAFDSGGKATCPESGMVYELRQGKVFRIS comes from the coding sequence GTGAATTCCGTTTTCATACATCCCACTGCCGTTGTTGATGATGGTTGCATCATTGGCGAGGGCACTAAAATCTGGCACTTTTCGCATGTGATGCCCGACTCCGTAATTGGGCCTAACTGCAACATTGGTCAGAATGTAGTGGTCTCACCTCAGGTTGTATTGGGCCGAAATGTGAAAGTTCAGAACAATGTCTCGATCTACACCGGAGTAACCTGCGATGACGACGTATTTCTTGGGCCATCGATGGTATTTACCAATGTTATTAACCCCCGAAGTGCTATTAACCGACGAGGGCAGTACCAGAAAACCCACGTTGGAAAAGGCGCGAGCATTGGCGCTAATGCGACCATTGTTTGTGGAAATACGATTGGTGAATTTTCCTTTATCGGCGCTGGCGCTGTCGTTACCAAAGATGTTCCTCCCTATGCTTTAGTGATTGGTAATCCGGCCCGGCAGGCTGGCTGGGTCAGTGAATATGGCCACCGTTTAGCGTTCGACAGTGGGGGAAAAGCCACTTGTCCGGAAAGCGGGATGGTTTATGAGCTAAGGCAAGGAAAGGTTTTCCGAATAAGTTAA
- a CDS encoding ABC transporter permease, with protein MDTSKEIYAHSITPQDSLFDLRLAEIWRYRDLLMLFVRRDFVAKYKQTILGPVWFFIQPIFQTAVLAIVFGGMAGLSTDGVPPLLFYLAGVTAWNYFSNCLRATSNTFTANAGLFGKVYFPRAVTPLSAVISNLIQFGIGLFLFLLLYVFFVFTGSTLRANSALLLLPLLILIMGFMGLGLGMLVSAMTTRYRDLQYLVEFGVQLLMYATPVIIPLSAVPAKYQPIMLANPMTGVIETFKYGFFGTGTFSWMLLGYSTGFTLIAFLVGLAVFNKTEKNFMDTV; from the coding sequence GTGGATACCAGTAAGGAGATTTACGCTCACTCCATTACACCCCAGGATAGTCTGTTTGACCTGCGATTAGCCGAAATATGGCGATATCGCGACTTGCTGATGCTGTTTGTTCGCCGTGATTTTGTGGCGAAATACAAACAGACCATCCTTGGGCCAGTATGGTTTTTTATTCAGCCGATTTTCCAGACGGCAGTATTGGCCATCGTCTTTGGCGGGATGGCCGGACTGTCCACCGATGGCGTTCCACCCCTGCTTTTTTACCTGGCTGGCGTTACGGCCTGGAATTATTTCTCGAACTGCCTGCGAGCCACCTCAAATACCTTTACCGCCAATGCAGGCCTATTTGGCAAAGTGTATTTTCCACGAGCCGTAACTCCATTGTCGGCTGTCATTAGTAATCTTATTCAGTTTGGAATCGGTCTGTTTCTCTTTTTGCTGCTTTACGTCTTTTTTGTCTTCACAGGTAGTACGTTACGCGCCAATAGCGCGCTGCTCCTGTTACCGCTGCTCATTCTGATCATGGGATTTATGGGACTTGGCTTAGGGATGCTTGTTTCGGCAATGACCACTCGTTACCGTGATTTGCAATACCTGGTCGAGTTTGGTGTGCAATTATTGATGTATGCAACACCCGTTATTATTCCGTTGTCTGCTGTGCCGGCTAAATATCAACCCATTATGCTGGCCAACCCCATGACGGGCGTCATCGAAACCTTCAAATACGGCTTTTTCGGGACCGGTACGTTTTCATGGATGCTACTTGGTTACTCTACAGGATTCACCCTGATAGCGTTTTTAGTTGGATTGGCAGTTTTCAACAAAACAGAGAAAAACTTTATGGATACGGTTTAA
- a CDS encoding ABC transporter ATP-binding protein: MKPIIKVENLSKQYRLGTIGTGTIREDVQRWWHRVRGKEDPYLKIGETNDRSTKGSSDYVWALKDINFEVMPGEVLGIIGKNGAGKSTLLKILSKVTGPTSGRIDFNGRIGSLLEVGTGFHPDLTGRENIFLNGAILGMTRREIRSKLDEIIDFSGCERYIDTPVKRYSSGMTVRLGFAVAAHLDPEILVVDEVLAVGDAEFQKKAIGKMQDVSRNEGRTVLFVSHNMGAVAQLCHSGIILHQGMVQYQSRIAAIIKYYLQNDIKEGSYVCDGYNKIDKDAYFKRIMILDDERTERSDFFYDEAVYISFDIQINRLDSEYNVFCMILDSNLKRVFAAETRGISNNVTLKISPKFLVRGDYSLHAFIHIPRVKQEDVVENICRFKVLDRDSEFFIHGDYDYGSVFGNYEWVS; the protein is encoded by the coding sequence ATGAAGCCAATTATTAAAGTCGAGAACCTATCCAAACAATACCGCTTAGGCACTATTGGTACCGGTACGATTCGTGAGGATGTTCAGCGATGGTGGCATCGCGTCCGGGGAAAAGAAGATCCTTATTTGAAAATTGGCGAAACAAACGATCGTAGTACCAAAGGCAGCAGTGACTACGTATGGGCGCTCAAGGATATCAACTTTGAGGTAATGCCCGGTGAAGTTTTGGGGATCATTGGAAAAAACGGAGCGGGTAAATCAACCTTGTTAAAAATTCTTTCCAAGGTAACCGGGCCGACTTCCGGGCGCATTGACTTCAACGGGCGAATAGGTAGTTTATTAGAGGTCGGTACTGGCTTTCACCCTGATTTGACTGGTCGCGAGAACATTTTTCTGAATGGCGCCATCTTGGGCATGACCAGGCGGGAAATCCGGTCCAAACTTGACGAAATCATTGATTTTTCTGGTTGCGAACGCTATATCGACACGCCGGTAAAACGCTACTCCAGCGGAATGACCGTTCGGTTAGGTTTTGCCGTTGCCGCCCACCTTGATCCCGAAATTCTGGTAGTAGATGAAGTATTAGCTGTTGGAGATGCTGAATTTCAGAAAAAAGCCATTGGCAAAATGCAGGATGTGAGCCGGAATGAGGGCAGAACGGTGCTATTTGTGAGCCACAATATGGGAGCAGTAGCGCAGTTATGCCATAGCGGAATCATTCTGCATCAGGGTATGGTTCAGTACCAGAGTCGGATTGCTGCAATCATCAAGTATTACCTCCAGAACGATATTAAAGAGGGAAGCTATGTGTGTGATGGTTATAATAAAATCGATAAAGATGCCTACTTCAAACGTATCATGATTTTGGATGATGAGCGTACCGAGCGAAGTGACTTTTTTTATGACGAGGCCGTTTATATCTCGTTCGACATTCAAATTAACCGGCTGGATTCTGAATACAATGTATTCTGTATGATTTTAGACAGCAACCTGAAACGGGTTTTTGCCGCCGAAACTAGAGGGATTTCAAATAACGTTACTCTGAAAATCAGTCCAAAATTTCTTGTTCGTGGTGACTACTCTCTTCATGCCTTTATTCATATACCGAGGGTAAAACAGGAAGATGTGGTCGAAAATATTTGCCGATTTAAGGTACTGGACCGGGATTCTGAATTTTTTATTCATGGTGATTACGACTACGGGTCTGTCTTTGGGAATTACGAATGGGTGTCCTGA
- a CDS encoding glycosyltransferase, producing MTEAAPSVSVCIITYNHEQFIGQAIDSVLMQECTFPIDIVIGEDCSADSTGGICREYALKHAHIKLLNNQTNLGMVNNFLRTSMSCSGKYIAMLEGDDYWTDPHKLQKQVDFLEANSDFILCYHDKTHQKDGAIVRESTYDFKENKYFVQEEVFAAHILTVTVVFRNILSEHPFPAAFRKLPLYDFGAWAYLSLFGKCAYLNFNGATYRIHADSVFSSKEPLANYSKMLRLFRLLKTHFPQNYQPNFKYYALLIYFMITEELRLKPFSAKYLYYLSVLFIKSRQFNIDEFTGFYSSLYKTIIKKKIKSVLGRYLEVV from the coding sequence ATGACCGAAGCAGCTCCCTCTGTCAGCGTTTGTATAATTACCTACAACCATGAACAGTTTATTGGGCAGGCAATCGACAGTGTGTTGATGCAGGAATGCACTTTTCCCATTGACATTGTCATTGGTGAAGACTGCAGTGCTGATAGCACGGGGGGCATTTGTCGGGAGTACGCCCTCAAACACGCGCACATAAAGCTGTTAAATAATCAGACCAATCTGGGCATGGTCAATAATTTCTTGCGAACGTCAATGTCGTGTTCTGGGAAATACATTGCTATGCTTGAGGGTGATGATTATTGGACTGACCCTCATAAACTGCAAAAGCAAGTTGATTTTTTAGAAGCAAATTCTGATTTCATTTTATGTTATCATGACAAAACGCACCAAAAAGACGGGGCTATCGTGCGGGAATCGACTTATGATTTTAAAGAAAATAAATATTTTGTGCAGGAAGAAGTTTTTGCTGCTCACATTCTGACAGTAACCGTTGTTTTCAGAAACATACTGAGTGAACATCCTTTTCCCGCAGCGTTTCGCAAACTGCCCCTATATGATTTTGGTGCGTGGGCTTATCTGTCCCTGTTCGGCAAATGCGCTTACTTAAATTTCAACGGTGCTACGTACAGAATCCATGCCGATTCGGTTTTTTCCAGTAAAGAACCATTGGCTAATTATAGCAAAATGCTGCGGTTGTTCCGGCTTTTGAAAACGCACTTTCCGCAGAATTATCAGCCTAATTTTAAGTACTACGCGCTATTGATTTATTTCATGATTACTGAGGAACTCAGGTTAAAGCCATTCTCCGCGAAGTACTTGTACTATTTATCTGTTCTTTTCATCAAATCGCGTCAATTTAATATCGACGAGTTTACTGGCTTCTATAGTTCGCTTTACAAAACAATAATTAAGAAAAAAATCAAAAGCGTCTTAGGTAGGTATTTAGAGGTTGTTTGA